In one Castor canadensis chromosome 15, mCasCan1.hap1v2, whole genome shotgun sequence genomic region, the following are encoded:
- the LOC141417588 gene encoding uncharacterized protein, protein MNQNHPTSASQGTGKRRRRGGASTGRGGAGRRRGGAAAGGREGADGEGGHEHLPLLRASPRLASLGPRLRPRPPPARRAPVCLQSEPEPLAEAITAAATGEPGSDREAGGGRRPARRRPPWPRRAELGAAAAVALTAALLRRRQALRAPEAEGSRGRHSLVTVAAAHGEAPPPPPPLLTRRPAAASALPSGGGGRASLHAPAARAPGPTAAGVGGHRRWGTLPRAACRPAPSSGGMPTRGWSPIGLTPT, encoded by the coding sequence ggcacagggaagaggcGTCGACGGGGCGGGGCGtcgacggggcggggcggggcggggcgtcGACGGGGCGGGGCTGCGGCGGGCGGGCGCGAGGGCGCTGACGGCGAGGGCGGGCACGAGCATCTTCCGCTGCTCCGCGCgtcgcctcgcctggcctcgctGGGCCCAAGGCTGCGCCCACGCCCGCCGCCCGCTCGGCGCGCACCCGTGTGTCTCCAAAGTGAACCGGAACCGCTTGCCGAGGCCATCACCGCCGCCGCCACTGGGGAACCGGGCTCCGACCGGGAAGCGGGTGGGGGGAGGCGGCCTGCGCGGCGCCGCCCGCCATGGCCGCGGCGGGCTGAGCTCGGCGCGGCGGCTGCAGTCGCGCTGACCGCAGCGCTCCTCCGCCGTAGACAGGCCCTCCGGGCCCCGGAGGCCGAGGGGAGTCGGGGCCGCCACTCGCTCGTCACCGTTGCCGCCGCCCATGGCGaggccccgccgccgccgccgccgctgctgacCCGGCGGCCGGCCGCGGCTTCCGCCCTCCCCtccggcggcggcgggcgggccTCCCTCCACGCCCCCGCCGCCCGCGCCCCGGGACCGACAGCTGCAGGAGTCGGGGGCCACCGAAGATGGGGAACACTACCTCGTGCTGCGTGCCGTCCAGCCCCAAGCTCCGGAGGAATGCCCACTCGCGGCTGGAGTCCTATCGGCCTGACACCGACCTGA